In the genome of Verrucomicrobiota bacterium, the window CAAGCCACTGAAAGAACAACAAGAGCAGATAAACCTAAAGCTGCGCGGGCATTATGCCTATTACGGAATCACGGACAACTCCCGCCGCCTCAGCGAGCTCCACCATCAAGTGAAGCATCTTTGGCGAAAATGGTTGGGTCGTCGAAACCGCGATGGGCCGATGAACTGGCAGGCCTTCGGGCAGCTACTCATCAACTATCCGCTGCTGGCTCCAAGGATTGTTCACTCTTATCTCCCAGCGAATCCATAATCTGAGGAACCGTGTGCCTTAATCAGGCTCGCACGGGTCTGTAGGAGCGCGGCCGGGCAACCGGCCGCTCGACCTAGACCCGGTAGGAAACGCTTCAGATTTTTCGAGTTGATAAAATAGCGAATCCATCCGATTGTCTCCTGTTTCTTAGGGCGCGAACAGGCTCGCGACCCAATTTACATTCTAAATTTTTTATTTGAGGACTTGATCTATGAGACGAGTACCTGATCAGGAAACACAGTTTCCTTTGGGCAGAGGCGTTGTTGTGTTAGTAAACGCCCGGGAAAGGAGTAGCACGTGAAAAGCGTACTCGATTTCCAAAACAAAAAGGCACTGGGAGAATCTATCTCTATGGTGACCAGCTACGACACTTGGTCGGCCAAGATTATTAATGACTCGGCCATCGATTGTATCTTGGTAGGGGATAGTGCATCCATGGTCATGCATGGATATCCCAGCACGGTTCACGCGACTATTGAAATGATGGCTTCTCATGTTCGGGCGGTTTCTCAAGGGGCGCCGAACAAGTTCATTATAGGTGATATTCCCTTTCTTGCTCATCGCAAAGGGCGAAACGTGCTTATGAATGCGGTGGAGATGCTAATGAAGGCCGGTGCTCATGCTATAAAACTGGAAGGCGCACGTGGTCATCTCGATGAGGTTTCCTATATTGTACAATCCGGAGTCCCGGTTATGGGGCACCTAGGCTTGACTCCCCAATCGGTTAACCAGCTTGGTGGATTCAAGGTCCAGGGCAAAGGAGAGGATACGGCGCTTGGCATTTATGAGGACGCTCTGGCACTCGAAAAAGCCGGTTGTTTTTCAATGGTACTGGAATGTATTCCAGCTCCCTTAGGTCATAAAATTACCCAAGCACTCAGCATCCCGACGATTGGGATTGGTTCGGGAGCTGACACATCAGGTCAAGTCCTGGTCTTGCAAGATCTACTTGGCATGGACCCGAGTTTTAAACCCAAGTTCGTTCGACGTTACCTGGATGGTCATGCACTCATCAAGTCGGCCTTGAACCAGTTTGATGCCGATGTGAAATCCAATGGGTTCCCGGTAATAAGTGAAAGCTTTGTATGACTTCAGTTATTGAAACACTCGAGGCCTGGACAACATATAGAAACGACCTGAAAGCCTCCCAGTCGACTATTGGATTTGTCCCAACCATGGGCGCGCTTCACAAAGGCCACTTGGAACTTATTCGACAGGCCCGCCGGGAAAACGATTTCGTGGTGGTCAGTATCTTTCTGAACCCAACGCAGTTTAATAATCCAAACGATTTCGACAAG includes:
- the panB gene encoding 3-methyl-2-oxobutanoate hydroxymethyltransferase, which produces MKSVLDFQNKKALGESISMVTSYDTWSAKIINDSAIDCILVGDSASMVMHGYPSTVHATIEMMASHVRAVSQGAPNKFIIGDIPFLAHRKGRNVLMNAVEMLMKAGAHAIKLEGARGHLDEVSYIVQSGVPVMGHLGLTPQSVNQLGGFKVQGKGEDTALGIYEDALALEKAGCFSMVLECIPAPLGHKITQALSIPTIGIGSGADTSGQVLVLQDLLGMDPSFKPKFVRRYLDGHALIKSALNQFDADVKSNGFPVISESFV